In Nonomuraea sp. NBC_00507, the following are encoded in one genomic region:
- a CDS encoding ABC transporter ATP-binding protein, translated as MTDAVRTQGLFKRYGQQVAVAGVDLVVPAGSFAGLVGPNGAGKTTTLSMITGLLRPDGGSAEVDGLHVWRDPVEVKARIGVLPEGLRLFERLSGRELLLYAGRLRGIPKGEVEQRAGELLHLMDLAGAADKLVVDYSTGMRKKIGLAAALLHNPSVLFLDEPFEGVDPVSANTLTEVLQRFTASGSTVIFSSHVMDLVERLCDWVSVMNAGHIVAQGSLEQVRGGRSLNQAFLDLVGGSAPGREAGLSWLGAKTKEAP; from the coding sequence ATGACGGATGCCGTTCGCACCCAGGGCCTGTTCAAGCGATACGGACAGCAGGTCGCGGTGGCAGGAGTCGATCTCGTCGTCCCCGCCGGCAGCTTCGCGGGCCTGGTCGGACCCAACGGCGCGGGCAAGACGACCACGCTCAGCATGATCACCGGGTTGCTCCGGCCGGACGGCGGGTCGGCCGAGGTGGACGGGCTCCACGTGTGGCGCGATCCCGTCGAGGTCAAGGCCCGCATCGGGGTGCTGCCGGAGGGATTGCGGCTGTTCGAGCGCCTGTCGGGCCGCGAGCTGCTCCTCTACGCGGGGCGGTTGCGCGGCATCCCCAAAGGTGAGGTGGAGCAGCGGGCCGGCGAGCTGCTGCACCTGATGGACCTGGCCGGCGCCGCCGACAAGCTGGTCGTGGACTACTCCACCGGCATGCGCAAGAAGATCGGCCTGGCGGCCGCGTTATTGCACAACCCGTCGGTGTTGTTCCTGGACGAGCCGTTCGAGGGCGTCGATCCGGTCAGCGCCAACACGCTCACCGAGGTGCTCCAGCGCTTCACCGCGTCCGGCTCGACCGTCATCTTCTCCAGTCACGTGATGGACCTGGTCGAGCGGCTGTGCGACTGGGTGTCGGTGATGAATGCGGGACACATCGTGGCGCAGGGGTCACTGGAGCAGGTGCGCGGCGGCCGCAGCCTCAACCAGGCGTTCCTTGACCTGGTCGGCGGCTCGGCGCCGGGCCGCGAGGCAGGACTGAGCTGGCTGGGCGCCAAGACCAAGGAAGCCCCATGA
- a CDS encoding acyl-CoA carboxylase subunit beta has product MSAAAESMPDKPDIHTTAGKIADLERRLDEAVHAGSAAAVEKQHAKGKMTARERVLTLLDEGSFVEFDEFARHRSTMFGLDKRRPYGDGVITGHGTVDGRQVCVFSQDVTVFGGSLGEVYGEKIVKVLDMALKTGCPIIGINEGGGARIQEGVVALGLYAEIFKRNVHASGVIPQISLIMGAAAGGHVYSPALTDFVVMVDQTSQMFITGPDVIKTVTGEEVTFEELGGARTHNTKSGVAHYQAADEEDALDYVKALLSYLPSNNLDEAPVFEAAADLEPDPELDEVIPDSPNQPYDMHQVIEHVLDDGEFLEVHALFAPNVVVGYGRVDGQPVGVVANQPMHFAGCLDINASEKAARFIRTCDAFNIPILTFVDVPGFLPGTDQEWNGIIRRGAKLLYAYAEATVPLITVITRKAYGGAYDVMGSKHLGADINLAWPTAQIAVMGAQGAVNILYRRELAAAEDSDTERARLVTEYEDTLANPYIAAERGYVDAVIRPSETRPQVVRALRALRNKRATLPPKKHGNIPL; this is encoded by the coding sequence ATGAGCGCAGCTGCGGAATCCATGCCGGACAAGCCGGATATCCATACGACTGCCGGAAAGATCGCCGACCTCGAGCGCCGCCTCGATGAGGCCGTGCATGCCGGGTCCGCGGCGGCGGTGGAGAAGCAGCACGCCAAGGGCAAGATGACGGCCAGGGAGCGGGTGCTCACGCTGCTGGACGAGGGCTCGTTCGTGGAGTTCGACGAGTTCGCCAGGCACCGGTCCACCATGTTCGGGCTGGACAAGCGACGGCCGTACGGCGACGGGGTGATCACTGGGCACGGCACCGTCGACGGGCGGCAGGTGTGCGTGTTCTCGCAGGACGTGACCGTGTTCGGCGGCTCGCTCGGCGAAGTGTACGGCGAGAAGATCGTCAAGGTCCTGGACATGGCGCTCAAGACCGGCTGCCCGATCATCGGGATCAACGAGGGCGGCGGCGCGCGGATCCAGGAGGGCGTGGTCGCGCTCGGTCTCTACGCGGAGATCTTCAAGCGCAATGTGCACGCCTCCGGCGTGATCCCGCAGATCTCGCTCATCATGGGCGCGGCGGCCGGCGGGCACGTCTACTCCCCCGCGCTGACCGACTTCGTCGTGATGGTGGACCAGACGTCGCAGATGTTCATCACGGGCCCGGACGTGATCAAGACGGTGACGGGCGAGGAGGTCACGTTCGAGGAGCTCGGCGGGGCCCGCACACACAACACGAAGTCGGGCGTGGCGCACTACCAGGCCGCCGACGAGGAGGACGCGCTCGACTACGTCAAGGCGCTGCTGTCGTACCTGCCGTCGAACAACCTCGACGAGGCTCCGGTCTTCGAGGCCGCCGCGGATCTGGAGCCGGATCCCGAGCTGGACGAGGTGATCCCGGACTCGCCGAACCAGCCGTACGACATGCACCAGGTGATCGAGCACGTGCTCGACGACGGAGAGTTCCTGGAAGTGCACGCGTTGTTCGCGCCGAACGTCGTCGTGGGGTACGGCCGGGTGGACGGCCAGCCGGTCGGGGTGGTCGCGAACCAGCCCATGCATTTCGCCGGATGTCTGGATATCAACGCATCCGAGAAGGCCGCGAGATTTATTCGAACATGTGATGCTTTTAATATTCCAATCCTGACTTTCGTTGATGTACCGGGTTTCCTGCCCGGCACGGATCAGGAATGGAACGGAATCATCCGCCGCGGCGCCAAGCTCCTCTACGCCTACGCCGAGGCCACCGTGCCGCTGATCACGGTGATCACCAGGAAGGCGTACGGCGGCGCGTACGACGTCATGGGGTCCAAGCACCTCGGCGCGGACATCAACCTGGCCTGGCCCACCGCGCAGATCGCGGTCATGGGCGCACAGGGCGCGGTCAACATTCTTTACCGGCGCGAGCTGGCCGCCGCCGAGGATTCGGACACCGAGCGGGCCAGGCTCGTCACCGAGTACGAGGACACGCTGGCCAACCCGTACATCGCGGCGGAGCGCGGCTACGTGGACGCGGTGATCCGGCCGTCCGAGACCCGGCCCCAGGTCGTCAGGGCGCTGCGGGCGCTGCGGAACAAGCGAGCCACCCTCCCGCCGAAGAAGCATGGGAACATCCCGCTATGA
- a CDS encoding acyl-CoA carboxylase subunit epsilon, which translates to MTPHLRIVRGDATPEEIAALVTALATRHAQPSTPPQPRRQTWRNPARGMRKPVLPGKSAWRMSALP; encoded by the coding sequence ATGACGCCACATCTGCGTATTGTCCGGGGCGACGCCACGCCCGAGGAGATCGCCGCGTTGGTGACCGCGCTCGCCACACGACACGCCCAACCGTCAACGCCTCCCCAACCCCGTCGGCAAACATGGCGAAACCCCGCCAGAGGCATGCGTAAGCCTGTCCTTCCCGGGAAGTCGGCATGGCGGATGAGCGCTCTACCTTAG
- a CDS encoding DNA-3-methyladenine glycosylase 2 family protein — protein sequence MSPLELDFDSCYRAVSARDARFDGRFYTAVTTTRIYCRPICPARTPASRNVRFYRHAASAEAAGFRPCKRCRPELSPGDPGWDVRGDLVGRALRLIDDGGADEQGVVGLARRLHITERHLHRLFVAELGVGPLAVARTKRLLLAKQLLTETGLPVTEVAFAAGFGSVRQFNATMRETYGFTPSELRATAGPRVSDATLRLRLHRREPYDVEGVFAFLASRAIPGLEVADRTSYSRAVPGGTITLTPRPDHIALDVAVEDTRQLARVVARCRRLLDLDADPDAIAEILGQTSLGPLVSARPGLRVPGTFDGFELAVRAVVGQQISVAGARTLLGRIVARAAAPGGLFPTPAHLLETDLTGLGLTNRRIETLKDLAARLAEGQIDLDGGQDPAEAVTGLLEVPGIGPWTASYIALRALRDPDAWPAGDLVLKKRMAALGITDDHIERWRPWRAYAALHLWSSS from the coding sequence ATGTCACCACTTGAGCTCGACTTCGACTCCTGCTACCGGGCCGTCTCGGCCAGGGACGCCCGGTTCGACGGGCGCTTCTACACGGCGGTGACGACGACGCGCATCTACTGCCGCCCGATCTGCCCCGCCCGTACGCCGGCCTCCCGCAACGTGCGTTTCTACCGGCACGCGGCGTCGGCCGAGGCCGCCGGGTTCCGCCCGTGCAAGCGTTGCCGTCCCGAGCTCTCCCCCGGGGATCCCGGCTGGGACGTCCGCGGCGACCTCGTCGGCCGGGCTTTGCGCCTGATCGACGACGGCGGGGCCGACGAGCAGGGCGTCGTGGGGCTGGCCAGGCGGCTGCACATCACCGAGCGGCACCTGCACCGGCTGTTCGTGGCCGAGCTGGGTGTCGGGCCGCTGGCGGTGGCGCGGACGAAGCGGCTGCTGCTGGCCAAACAGCTCCTGACCGAGACGGGGCTGCCGGTGACGGAGGTGGCGTTCGCGGCAGGGTTCGGGAGCGTGCGGCAGTTCAACGCGACGATGCGGGAGACGTACGGCTTCACGCCCAGCGAGCTGCGGGCCACGGCCGGACCGCGGGTCTCCGACGCGACGCTCAGGCTGCGGCTGCACCGGCGGGAGCCGTACGACGTGGAGGGGGTCTTCGCGTTCCTGGCCTCCCGGGCGATTCCCGGGCTGGAGGTGGCGGACCGGACGTCGTACTCGCGGGCTGTGCCGGGCGGGACGATCACGCTCACCCCGCGGCCGGACCACATCGCCCTGGACGTGGCGGTGGAGGACACGCGGCAGCTCGCCCGCGTCGTGGCCCGCTGCCGCCGCCTCCTCGACCTGGACGCCGACCCGGACGCCATTGCCGAGATCCTCGGCCAGACCTCGCTCGGCCCCCTCGTGTCGGCCCGGCCGGGATTGCGCGTGCCGGGGACGTTCGATGGGTTCGAGCTGGCGGTGCGGGCGGTCGTGGGCCAGCAGATCTCGGTGGCGGGCGCCCGTACCCTGCTCGGCCGCATCGTCGCCAGAGCCGCCGCACCCGGCGGCCTCTTCCCCACGCCGGCCCACCTCCTGGAGACCGACCTCACCGGCCTGGGCCTGACCAACCGCCGGATCGAGACCCTCAAGGACCTGGCCGCGCGCCTGGCCGAGGGCCAGATCGACCTGGACGGCGGCCAGGACCCCGCGGAAGCCGTGACGGGACTGCTCGAAGTCCCCGGCATCGGCCCGTGGACGGCCAGCTACATCGCGTTGCGGGCCCTTCGCGACCCCGACGCCTGGCCCGCGGGCGACCTCGTGCTCAAGAAGCGCATGGCCGCCCTGGGCATCACTGACGACCACATCGAGCGGTGGCGGCCCTGGCGGGCCTACGCCGCGCTGCACCTCTGGAGCTCATCATGA
- a CDS encoding methylated-DNA--[protein]-cysteine S-methyltransferase — translation MIAAQLIPTPMGPLSLLSREGILVAAGFTADPKEMYARLTPALQAEGLEVVDDLGAASEAVRAYLSGDLAALDAIPVSQPGSPTRKRLHAALREVKAGTTVSYAELAERAGLPKTAARAAGSACAQNLIAPFVPCHRVLPSSGGYGGYYYGVPVKEWLLAHESGGITNL, via the coding sequence ATGATCGCTGCACAGCTCATCCCGACCCCCATGGGGCCTCTGTCCCTGCTGTCCCGCGAGGGAATCCTGGTCGCGGCCGGCTTCACCGCCGACCCGAAGGAGATGTACGCCCGCCTCACGCCCGCACTCCAGGCGGAGGGCCTGGAGGTGGTGGACGACCTGGGGGCGGCGTCGGAGGCCGTCCGCGCGTACCTGTCGGGCGACCTGGCCGCCCTGGACGCCATCCCGGTCTCCCAGCCCGGCTCACCGACCCGCAAGCGGCTCCACGCGGCGTTGCGTGAGGTCAAGGCGGGGACCACCGTCTCGTACGCGGAGCTGGCCGAACGGGCCGGACTACCGAAGACGGCTGCCCGGGCAGCCGGGTCGGCCTGCGCCCAGAACCTGATCGCACCGTTCGTCCCCTGCCACCGGGTGCTGCCCAGCTCTGGGGGATATGGCGGCTATTACTACGGCGTACCGGTCAAAGAGTGGCTGCTTGCCCACGAATCCGGAGGAATCACTAACCTATAG
- a CDS encoding NYN domain-containing protein, with amino-acid sequence MAIPDLMPHPVAAKYAVLVDVGYLYAAAGEVLLGAKERKEYRVAADELIQSLQKHAEARISGELLRIYWYDAARDRVPTVDQRVIAQLPWVKVRLGNLNARGQQKGVDAQIRSDLEALARHHAVTDTILLAGDEDMVPAVEAAQAYGVRIHLWGVEPPYGTNQAERLVWESDTVEVISADFLRPFFSRAPQPVPVTPPAAPSPAQVFAGRAPAKPHAKPGQVAKLGPSRPRVEDVGEHVAQKWILTRGRDNIRDLLPGPILPTVIDTELLIEAEKELGHSLRPFPEARVWLRDGFWARVYREFDLGVGVSSK; translated from the coding sequence ATGGCCATCCCAGACCTCATGCCGCATCCTGTGGCAGCCAAGTACGCCGTCCTAGTGGATGTCGGTTATCTGTACGCGGCGGCAGGTGAAGTGCTGCTCGGCGCCAAGGAGCGCAAGGAATATCGGGTGGCCGCTGATGAGCTCATCCAGAGTCTACAGAAACATGCAGAGGCACGTATTTCTGGCGAACTTCTGCGGATCTATTGGTATGACGCCGCCCGTGACCGCGTGCCCACCGTCGACCAGCGGGTCATCGCCCAGCTCCCTTGGGTCAAGGTGCGACTTGGCAACCTGAACGCCCGTGGCCAGCAGAAAGGCGTGGACGCGCAGATCAGGAGCGATCTGGAGGCCCTGGCGAGGCATCATGCGGTCACCGACACGATCCTGCTGGCGGGTGACGAGGACATGGTCCCGGCGGTGGAGGCCGCTCAGGCGTACGGCGTGCGTATCCACCTGTGGGGCGTCGAGCCGCCGTACGGCACCAACCAGGCCGAGCGCCTGGTGTGGGAGTCCGACACCGTAGAAGTGATCTCTGCTGATTTCCTGAGGCCGTTTTTCAGCCGTGCTCCCCAGCCCGTCCCCGTCACCCCGCCCGCCGCTCCCTCGCCCGCGCAGGTCTTCGCCGGACGCGCGCCCGCCAAGCCGCACGCCAAGCCGGGGCAGGTGGCCAAGCTCGGGCCGAGCCGGCCGCGCGTGGAGGACGTGGGCGAGCACGTGGCGCAGAAGTGGATCCTCACCCGTGGCCGCGACAACATCCGCGACCTGCTGCCGGGGCCGATCCTGCCGACCGTGATCGACACGGAGCTGCTGATCGAGGCGGAGAAGGAGCTCGGCCACTCGCTGCGGCCGTTCCCCGAGGCCCGGGTGTGGCTGCGTGACGGTTTCTGGGCCCGCGTTTACCGCGAGTTCGACCTGGGGGTGGGGGTCTCGTCCAAGTAG
- a CDS encoding HNH endonuclease has translation MPLNIDHIQPRSRGGTDRVSNLTLACVPCNQVKGNRPITQFLTGKPKLLATIRAQAMTPLRDTAAVQSTRWALWRKLDALLPTHVASGGRTKWNRTRNHLPKTHTLDALAVGKLDTITETVSPVMVAGCTGRGTHARTRSDKHGFPRLRMPRQKQHFGYQTGDLVRAVVPTGKKQGTYTGRLAVRSRGYFNITTAHGTVQGLNHRHIRLLQRADGYAYTFQKESCGPYAFSPLPR, from the coding sequence GTGCCGCTGAACATCGACCACATCCAGCCCCGCAGCCGGGGCGGCACCGACCGGGTCTCGAACCTCACCCTGGCCTGCGTGCCGTGCAACCAGGTCAAGGGCAACCGGCCAATCACACAGTTCCTCACCGGTAAGCCAAAACTGCTCGCCACGATTCGAGCACAGGCCATGACGCCGCTTCGGGACACCGCTGCCGTGCAGTCCACCCGCTGGGCCCTATGGCGCAAGCTTGACGCCCTCCTACCCACCCACGTGGCCTCCGGGGGCCGCACAAAGTGGAACCGTACGCGTAATCACCTACCCAAGACCCACACCCTCGACGCCCTGGCCGTCGGAAAGCTCGACACCATCACCGAAACCGTCTCCCCAGTGATGGTCGCCGGATGCACCGGCCGCGGCACCCACGCCCGCACCCGCTCCGACAAGCACGGCTTCCCCCGCCTTCGCATGCCCCGCCAGAAACAGCACTTCGGCTACCAGACTGGGGACCTCGTCCGAGCCGTCGTGCCCACCGGTAAGAAGCAAGGTACCTACACCGGCCGCCTCGCCGTCCGCTCCCGCGGCTATTTCAACATCACCACCGCACACGGCACCGTCCAAGGACTCAATCACCGTCACATCCGCCTGTTGCAACGGGCGGACGGATACGC